Part of the Anomaloglossus baeobatrachus isolate aAnoBae1 chromosome 1, aAnoBae1.hap1, whole genome shotgun sequence genome, GAGCGTCGTCGATCAGACGTGCAAGCCAAAATTTGCGAGAAAGGAAATGGACCGCCTGTTCCCCAAAAAATACAACATGGGCCTTGAAAGTTTTATAAAGAAAAGCATGGAGCTGAACGAATCGTTCTACCAGTATGGTCCTCCTTTTGGGTTCAGACAGTTCCTCAAGGAACTCGGTGACATTTTGGAAATGATAACCGATGATGATCTGCCAATGGGACCAAATCCGAAAAAATGCAAGCGCTGCATTGTCATAGGGAGCGGAGGAATCCTCCATGGACTGCAGCTGGGACATATCATCGACAAGCATGACATCGTCATCAGGTAAAGACCACTACTAGAAGACATCTTGCATGATACTGATGGGTAATAAGGAGGACAAAACAGCAATTTTAAATCAAAATTACTTCCCCGCCCACACACAGTAGTCCTCAGGAATCTCAATCCATTCCTCATGGACAATGGCCTCCAGATCACTAATATTTTTGGTTTGAATGCAGCCAACGCCTTCATATCACACCAGAAATTTTCTATGAGGTTCCAGAATATTCCAGGACTTCTTTTGAaactaaaagctgctttacacgcgtcgatttggCCAGCGATCGcatgtgtgatcgcacccgcccccatcgtttgtgcgatacgggcaatttgttgcccgtgtcgcacaatcctgtaacccccgtcacacgtacttaccttccaaacgacctcgctgtggacggcgaacatccacttcctggagggggagggacgttcggcgtcaccacgacgtcacacagcggtcggtcaataaaagcggaggggcggagatgagcgggacgtaaacatcccgcccacctcctccttcagcattgccgacgggacgcaggtaacctgtgttcatcgttcccgtggtgtcacacggagcgacgtgtgctgcctcgggaacgatgaacaacaggacgttcgatatttagaaaatgagcgacgtgtcaacgatgaacgagaaggtgagtatttctgctcgttcatagctgtcacacgctacgatataactaacgatgccggatgtgcgtcacttacgacgtgaccccgccgacacatctttagatatattgtagcgtgtaaagcccgctttagccttggGGGACTCCCAGGTATGACTTGGATCATGGTATTGTTGATAAGGACAAATGTCCTCAAATTTCAGCTTTCTCGTAGACGACATCACATTTTATTCTAGGATTTACTGATACTTGATTGAAATCATCTTACACTCCATAGTCTGCAGGTTTTCGGTCACATGAGGCAAAGCAGCCCCAGAGCATCACCATGTTGCTGCCATGCTTCACTTCTTTACTATAGGTATCATTAAGCACTCACCATGCCTCCCAGTAGACATCACCAAGGCACTGCCATgcctcactgtagacatcactgagtcaTCACTATacttcactgtagatatcactgaGCTCCTGGAATGTTTCATTGTAGGCACCACTGAGTCACGTCCATGCTTCATTGTAGATGTGGATATCACCGAGTCATCACTATacttcactgtagatatcactgaGCTATCGCAATGTTTCACTGTAGATGTCACGGAACGACCACCATGCTTCCCTGTAGACACCACCGAGCAACCGTCATCTTTAACTCAAGACATTACAAAGCCACtactatgcttcactgtaggcatcactgagccactgacatgtttcactgtaggtatcACCAAGCCTTCACCATGCTTCAATGTAGGCATCACTAAGCCAccgccatgctttactgtaggtatcactgagccaccaccataatTCATTGTGTCACCAAGTCatctccatgcttcactgtaggcttcACAGAACCctctccatgcttcactgtaggtttAACCAAGCACCTGCCATGCTGCCCTGTAGGTATCACCAAGCccttgccatgcttcactgtaggcattactgagccactgccatgcttcactaGGTATCACTGAACCCTCACCATGTTATACTGTAGGTACTGCTGTGCcactaccatgcttcactgtaggcttcACTGAGTCCTTGCTATGCTTCAGTATAGGTTTCACCTTGACACCGCCATGCTTCACTATAGGTATCACTGAGCCCCCACCATTCTTTACTGTCTGCAACACCTAgtccccaccatgcttcactgtaagcaTCACCGAGcttctgccatgcttcactgtctgTAACACCTAACCCcctcaccatgcttcactgtaggtatcacTGAGCCCCTCCATGCTTCACTTTAGGCATCACCGAGCTTCTGTCATGCTTCGCTATAGGCATCATCCAGCCTGATATCATGTATATGAAATGAATAGTCTTAGTAAATTCTAAGGATTTATGATTGCTGATGGCAAGTAAGAAGTAATAACGATGCATTAGACACTTGTTTTCCAATCCAGGCTTCAAGGAACCTTGACAAGTCATGTCTAAAGGATTTATATGGAGAAAACACAAATGCTAAGTGAGTTCGATATATTCCTGATGTGAGTTCCTTGTGTTCCCTGCAGATTGAATAATGCTCCAGTTCATGGCTACGAGCGGGATGCTGGGAGCAAAACCACTATAAGAATGACGTATCCAGAGGGGGCGCCAGTGTCGGAGCAGGAGTATAGCAGTAATAGTCTATTTGTCACTGTCCTCTTCAAGCATGTGGACTTCTTGTGGCTtcaggccgttctgaagaatgagaCACTGGTGAGTGACGGGATCACGAGGCGCCAATGTGCTGCCATGGTAGCGtaaagtcagctgatgacccctggcgCCGCCATGACTCTCTTCCTGTGAGAACTGACAGAGCGCTAgctctcacaggaacgctgcatttctgctgatcagaacgatgctgctctgatcagcagaaatgcacaggcgattggactgtgcagtgataaagttccccagggaactagtaaaataaataaaaaaatgtaaaaaaaagttttaaaaaataaaaaaactaaacgttcaatcacccccttttcgccccattgaaaataaaactgtaaaaaaaaaatacacatatttgtatCAAAAatggccgatctatcaaaatataaaatcaattaatctgactggtACACACCgttgcgagaaaaaaattccaaacgccaaaattacgttttttgggtcGCCCAAAATTTTTTAAATTGCAATAGCAGGCGATAAAAACagcgcatctgcacaaaaatggtataaataaaaacgtcagctcaaggcgcaaaaaatgaGCTGCaattgagccccatatcctgaaaaatgagaacgccgtgggtctcggaaaatggtaacAAAAGCGCAATTATCTTTTTtggataaacttctgaatttttttttatctcttagatgacaataaacctatacatgtttggtatctatgaactcgcaccgacctgaggcatcataccgacacatcagttttaccatatagtgaacactgtaattaaaaaccccaaaaaaaaccacgcaattgcacattttttgcaattttcccgcatttggagtttttttctcgttttccatggttttatttaaaagtagagataagggtatcctcagctcacctgttcctcgggCTGCCAGTCCTTGCGGGTGCCAGGGATCCACCGGCAAGTCCCAGCCGGTTTAGAAGTAAATGCAAAAagaaaggaaaggatccggcacaaactcctctggataaaatgtcaaagctttattagcaaatattaaaaaggttccatccgtgtaaacaaaaggagggagttatcccatggataactccctccttttgtttacacggatggaacctttttaatatttgctaataaagctttgacattttatccagaggagtttgtgccggatcctttcctttctttttgcatttacttttatttaaaagtacagctcgttccgcaaacaataagccctcatatggcaagactgatggAAAAGTATAAAAGTTCCGGCTcttggaaggaaaaaacaaaaatgaaaaataggaAATCACCCAAGGTAAAAAGGTTAAAATAGAGGCAAAAAATTCAAAAAAGGGTGCCAAATGAACACATGACACTGAGCCAGGGTTCGAGAGGTTACCAGCAGTCCTGCTCTGATGTTTGTAGTTAGGCCTCGGTAGAAGAGAACGCACAACATACACCGTAAGGGGATAATATTAATGGAACAGGGGGGAGGATGTGATAACTTCATCGCTCCCTCCATAACAAAGTAAAGCGCACAAGTTCAATAAAGTTCATTCTGCAACCTGACACACACCGCATAGAGACCGTGCTGACCGGACAGGGGAGAATGAGATCACCCTCCCCATAGAGAGAGCATGCGGGGAGTTCAGCAGAGTTCATTCTGACATATACGTGAGAGAAAAACTAAGGGATCGCGTTACATGTGCAGAATGTGATTAAGTTGTAGAAGGAATCCTGAGCAGTGATGGGCAGACACGgaatgtaaaagtccagatccgtgcggtttcaaatgTACCAAAGTGCCGGAATTCTCACTGATCTGGATCCGGCAACTCTGGAAttgaaaacaaaaaatataaagcaaataagaatgaagcaagcgcttcatacttaccgaggcttcggcgtggctgtacactgctcccgtggcctctcctTCAATTCCGGGGCCGCTTATTTacgtcatgcatatgcactgctttccccgcccaccgacatctgtgattggttacaatcAGATGTCGCCctcaccctgagtgacagcatgtctgacagtTGCAATCACAGACCTAtctgcaggtctatatcgtactgTAAACATAAATGAAATATTTGGCGtagtgtccccccatattatgatatccagcacagactgcaacccccagccatgcacttattttggctgtgtatcaaaataggaggaaacaCATGCggctttctttttaattatttaaataaataattttaaaaaatggcgtgcggtcccccccaaatttaatatgCAGCCACGATAAAGCACGACAGCtggagctggtattcttaggctggggagaccatGGTTATTGAGTTCTCctcagcctaaacatagcagcctgcagccacccaggattgtcacatccattagatgcgacagtccctgcactttacccagctcttcccaattcccCTGGTGCGGTTTCAGTCCAGGTAATAAGGGGTTTATcgcagctcacagttgccactaagccctagattagtaatgagaggcgtctatgagacccccattactaatctgtaagtgaaaagaaataaacacaaaccgaaaaaatcctttatttgaaataaaacacaaaaaaaaacctctttcaccactttattaaccccaaaaacacccctgcaggttcgacgtaatctacacgaggtcccacaacaatttcagccctgctacatctgaattcacaacaagcaccatagaacatgactgtccactgtaagcttcaggcagagactgagtgaaccgcgcaatcagcggtgaggccactcaggttagttgtgggcacagctggaggttcccacggccctccacctgagTCCTCAGGTAACTTAACTTCAGGGAACttaattaaactcagtgaccccacctcagTTGTTGTCACTAAACATCGTTGCCCACTCCCTTTTAGCATTGTTTACTATCCTACCCATCACCTCTTAGCATTGGTTTCCATCTAAACCATTCACTTTAACAATTGTTGCCAGCCTCCTCTCAGCATTATTTCTTACCTGGCTCACCTTCACTTAGCATTGTTTCCCATCGGCCCTCCCTTGCTAAGCCTTGTTTTCCACTCAGTCTACCCCATCATCACGTTGTTTTCCATCTATCCCACTCAATCTGAACATTGTTGACAAACCTCCATTTATATTCGTTTCCCACCCTGCTCACACGCTCTTAGCATTGTTTTTCATCATTCCTCCCAGCTCTTAGCATTATTTTTCATCATTCCTCCCAGCTCTTAGCATTGTTTTTCATCATACCTCCCAGCTCTTAGCATTGTTTCCCACTTGGTTCTCTCCTTCTTAGCACTGTTTTTCATCTGGCCACTCCCTCTTGGCATTGTTTCCCTCTCAGCTCACCTCTTCCTTGCATTATTCCCCACTGCCCCATCCCTGCTTAGCATTGTTTCCCACCTGGTGCAACTCCTCTTAGCGTTGTTTTCTATTCGCCCACCCCCTCTTAACCTTGTTGTCCACCTCCTCCTACAATTTGTTTCCCAAGAGACCACCCCATATGAGCATTATTTTTCACTGGATCATCCTTGCTTGTCATTGCTTTGCTTCTCAGCCCACCTCCTCTTTGAATTACTTCACACTTGGCTTACCCCTGCTTAACAGTACTCCCCCTCTTGGGTCACCCCCGCTTAACATTATTTCCCCCCTGGCACACCCATACTTAACATTTATTCCTTCTTGGCCCACCCCCACTTAAAATTATTTCCCTCCTGCTCCTGGCCCACCCTCGCCTAACATTATTTCCCTTCTGGCCCACCCCTGTTAAACATTACTTCCCTCTTGGTCCACCCCCGCTTAATAATATTTCCTCTTTTGGCCCACCCCGGCTTAACATTGCTTGCCTCTTGGCCCACTCCTGTTTAACATTATTTCTCTCTTTGCCCACCCCCTCTTAACATTGTTTCCTCCTCCTGGCCCACCCTGCTTAACATTATTTCCTTCCTGGTCCACCCCTGCTTAGCATTGCTTCCCTCCTGGCCCACCCCCGCTtaacattttttttcccttttggaaCACCCCCGCTTAACATTATTTCCCTTCTGGAACACCCACGCTTAACATTGTTTCCCATCCAGACCTCTCCCAACTTCCTCATAGTCAAAAGTATAAAGTTCATCCCAAAGAAGTGAAAAGGTGGTACTCACCAAACACAAAAAGTCCTTTATTGATTCCTAACCTTAAAAGCGATGGGGAGAggagtgcaggagacgtccggatgATGACGACGACTGTTTCGTGAGTGATTCAGGACCTGTGGCAGCACAATCGCATGCAAAAGAACCGCCGTCATCTGGACATCTCCTGCCCTCCTCTCCCCACCGCTTTTAATGTTGGGAATCAATAAAGGATGTTTTACATTTGGTGAGTGCCACCTTTTCACTTCTTTGGGATGGACTAGACACATATAACCAACCACCCTAGCAGGACTAGCTCCATATATGACGGCCATTGTGCACTCTCTCTCTCCGGCAGGAGTAGCCTGTGACCGATTCTGCCGGGAGAGATGGTGATCCATGCACTTGGTACCTGATTAATATCGCACTTTGCTTTATTTCACAGTCTACCTGGAACAGATTATTTTTCTGGAAGAGCGTCACGGAAAAGCTACCTCTGAAATCTCACCAGATCAGGATCCTGAATCCACTCATAGTCAAAGAGACGGCCATGGATATCCTGCAATTCCTTCCCCCTCGGCAGAAGTGGTGGGGCTGGGACAAGGTACACTGACTGACATTGTGTAGGAAGTAATAGACTATAATCAGCGGTTTCTTGCACGTCTTGGCATTAACCTTGAAGTAACGGGGCGGCTGCCCACTCCTCGGGCCTGTGGTGACGCTGCACCCACCCTCCTTCTATGCACTTATTATAAGCTGGATTTTCAGCTGCTTGGCGTCCTGTTGACACAAGCGTGGGCGTCTTTACAAGCAACTTCTGTTATGTTTTTTACAAGCAACTCGTGTTATGTTAACGCCAGTAAATAGGCAAATAAATTCTATTGATATTTCTATGCTTGTCGTGCAGTTTTCCCATGTGCTGGTGGCCTGACATCTATACCTCGTGGGTCCTCCAGAGCATGGGCACTGACTGAGAGCAACACTCGCAAATGGGCACCAGACCAAACTGATATGGGCACTATACAGTGGACATATTGGTTGTTTTTTTTATAGTAGGTGGAAAAAAACAATGGTGGCTTATTCTCTAACACTGGCCATAACTATTAGACGACAGTCGATTGAATGGAATAATTTCGATGGGTCCAGCCAGCCTTTGGGGTGACCTGACTTTGCTCTATCGCTGGCCATacctattacagtcatatgaaaaagtttgggcacccctattaatgttaaccttttttctttataacaatttgggtttttgctatttcagtttcatatatctaataactgatggactgagtaatatttctggattgaaatgaggtttattgtactaacagaaaatgtgcaatccgcatttaaacaaaatttgacggcgcaaaagtatgggcacccttatcaatttcttgatttgaacactcctaactactttttactgacttactaaatcactaaattggttttgtaacctcattgagctttgaccttcataggcaggcatatccaatcatgagaaaacatatttaaggtggccacttgcaagttgttctcctatttgaatctcctatgaagagtagcatcatgggctcctcaaaacaactctcaaatgatctgaaaacaaagattattcaacatagttgttcaggggaaggatacaaaaagttgtctcagagatttaaaatgtcagtttccactgtgaggaacatagtaaggaaatggaagaacacaggtacagttcttgttaagcccagaagtggcaggccaagaaaaatatcagaaaggcagagaagaagaatggtgagaacagtcaaggacaatccacagaccacctccaaagacctgcagcatcatcttgctgcagatggtgtcaatgtgcatcggtcaacaatacagcgcacgttgcacaaggagaagctgtatgggagagtgatgcgaaagaagccgtttctgcaagcacaccacaaacagagtcacctgaggtatgcaaaagcacatttggacaagccagttacattttggaagaaggtcctgtggactgatgaaacaaagattgagtggtttggtcatacaaaaagacgttatgcatggagacaaaaaaacacggcattccaagaaaagcacttgctacccacagtcaaatttggtggaggttccatcatgtttggggctgtgtggccaatgccggcaccgggaatcttgttaaagttgagggtctcatggattcaactcagtatcagcagattcttgacaataatgtgcaagaatcagtgaccaagttgaagttatgcaggggatggatatttcagcaagacaatgatccaaaacaccgctccaaatctactcaggcattcatgcagaggaacaattacaatgttctggaatggccatcccagtccccagacctgaatatcattgaaaatctgtgggatggtttgaagcggctgtccatgctcggcgaccatcaaacttaactgaactggaattgttctgtaaacaggaatggtcaaatctaccttcatccaggatccaggaactcattaaaagctacatgaagtgactagaggctgttatttttgcaaaaggaggatctacaaattttttgttgaggtgcccatacttttgcactggtcaaattttgtttaaatgcaaattgtacattttctgttagtacaataaacctcatttcaatccagaaatattactcagtccatcagttattagatatatgaaactgaaacagctgttgcaaaaacccaaattgttataaagaaaaaaggttaacattaataggggtgcccaaactttttcatatgactgtatactaaaGTCGAGTGAATGGAATCATTTCGATGGGCCCACCCAGCCATGGGGGTAACCTGACTTTGCTGTAACGCTGGCTATACCTATTAGACTAAAGTTGAGTGAATGGAATCATTTCGATGAGACTAGCCAGCCATAGGGGTGTCCTGACTTTGCTCTAACGTTGGCCATACCTATTAGACTAAAGTCGACTGAATGGAAGGAATCATTTCGATGGGACCAGCCAGCCATGGGGGTAACCTGACTTTGCTCTAGCGCTGGCCATACCTATTAGACTAAAGTTGAGTGAATGGAATAATATCGATGGGACCAGACAGCCGTTGGGTTGTCCTGACTTTTTTCTTAATGGCAGATATCCAGAGAAAAAAGGGATAAATATCGTCCATGTTGAATTTAACAAGTCTTATCACTTGTAGTTTGTCAGTGGATTACTCCTATCTCCGTTTTTTGGGATACGTGCACGGCAGAGTACACATGGATGAGTAGAGtatatgtgaggagacagtatggttaaTGGTGGGGATGTGAGAGGAAATAGAATAAaggggggaatgtgtgaggagacaacaTGGTTAACGGTGGGGATGTGAAAGGAAATAGTATAaagggggaatgtgtgaggagacagtatggttaaCAGTGGGGATGTAAAAGGAAATGGTATAAAGGggcaatgtgtgaggagacagtatggttatgaggagacagtatggttaaCAGTGAGGATGTGAGAGGAAATAGTATAaaggggaatgtgtgaggagacagtatggttaaCGGTGAGGATGTGAGTGGAAGTAGTATAAAGGGGgaatatgtgaggagacagtatggttaaCGGTGAGGATGTGAGTGGAAATAGTATaaaggggggatgtgtgaggagacagtatggttaaCGGTGAGGATGTGAGAGGAAATAGTATAaagggggaatgtgtgaggagacagtatggttaaTGGTGAGGATGTGAGAGGAAATAGTATAaagggggaatgtgtgaggagacagtatggttaaTGGTGAGGATGTGAGTGGAAATAGTATAAAGGGGgaatatgtgaggagacagtatggttaaCAGTGGGGATGTGAGTGGAAATAGCATAAAGGGGGAAtgtatgaggagacagtatggttaaCGGTGAGGATGTGAGTGGAAATAGTATAaagggggaatgtgtgaggagacagtatggttaaTGGTGAGGATGTGAGAGGAAATAGTATAaaggggaatgtgtgaggagacagtatggttaaCGGTGGGGATGTGAGAGGAAATTGTATAAAGGGGGAATGTGTGAT contains:
- the ST3GAL5 gene encoding lactosylceramide alpha-2,3-sialyltransferase; amino-acid sequence: MKRSISKFFCRIFSRILLFIGFMTCILYICKVGLDAETCDLRAVEPNHIKDAHAFARSVVDQTCKPKFARKEMDRLFPKKYNMGLESFIKKSMELNESFYQYGPPFGFRQFLKELGDILEMITDDDLPMGPNPKKCKRCIVIGSGGILHGLQLGHIIDKHDIVIRLNNAPVHGYERDAGSKTTIRMTYPEGAPVSEQEYSSNSLFVTVLFKHVDFLWLQAVLKNETLSTWNRLFFWKSVTEKLPLKSHQIRILNPLIVKETAMDILQFLPPRQKWWGWDKNVPTIGAIAMVMATHLCDEVSIAGFGYDLSQPDIPLHYFDNLCMSAMNRQPMHDVSKERKMLQTLVREGVVKDLSGGLHCEFCHSHQTQGVPTAA